CACAGCCCGTTGAAACAGGAACCCACCGGAACGCCGACGGATCAGGGCGCAAGCCCCGTGCCGAAGGCGCGGCCGGAATCCCCGCGCTTCAGCGTGGGGAGGATGTCAACTCAATCGCTCTCTGACCGCGGGCGACGCCCGCCAGACAACTTCCACGATCCGGAAGCTGGATTTTGCTTGATGGAAGCTTCTCCGCCGCCCGGCCGGACTGTCAAGGACGCCGCAACAATTTGTTGAAGCAGCCGAACTCCCGGCCGCCCGTCCCGGCGGCACTGTCCGATCGACCAGACCGGGTGGGTCGATAAGACCGACCGACACATGGAGGGTGGGGGAAGAAGGGGGCACCTCCCGGCCGAAGGCTGGGGGAGGGTCGAGGGCCGAGTCCGGGCGGTGCCGACGAGGGAGCCGTGGCGGAGCCACGGCGACCGAGGAGAAGCCGTCCGGGCGAGAGCCATCGGCCCGCGACGCCGCCCTCCATGTGCCGGTCGGTCTAAGGTGGGCGGGTGCGATTGATGGTGGAGTTCACGACAGAGCCGTTCGAACTGGACGGGTTCCCCGAGCACGCCAAGGCCGCGCGCCGGGTGGTGGACGAGGCGGGTCTCGCCGTCTCGGTCGGGCCGTTCGGCACCAGCGCCGAGGGCGACGCCGAGCCGGCCCTGGCCGCCGTCACCCGGCTGCTG
Above is a genomic segment from Kitasatospora cineracea containing:
- a CDS encoding thiamine-binding protein yields the protein MRLMVEFTTEPFELDGFPEHAKAARRVVDEAGLAVSVGPFGTSAEGDAEPALAAVTRLLRETLAAGASRISVQVSVLDERPGTPGTPGPEGSEGGDKQ